From Solanum lycopersicum chromosome 8, SLM_r2.1, the proteins below share one genomic window:
- the LOC101261639 gene encoding protein NLP6-like isoform X1 codes for MSEPGGGMTQNHLPKSKELTPATVTERESMMMDLDFDIDASWSFDQIFAAAAAVSSNPASPFLPCSPLWAFPDDNDEKPAGNGLSGALRISGHPRFVAYTGDLEATTETISVNTDKGRLTSPISGLLPGDNPEGSCIIKERMTQALRYLKETSGERVLAQVWAPVKEAGRSVLTTSGQPFVLDPECNGLHQYRTVSLMYMFAADGETDGVLGLPGRVFRLKLPEWTPNVQYYSSKEFPRLDHALNYNVRGTLALPVFEPSGRSCVGVLELIMTSQKINYAAEVDKVCKALEAVNLKSSDILDHPNTQVYVMGYMNQICNEGRQNALVDILEILTAVCETYKLPLAQTWVPCRHRSVLADGGGLRKSCSSFDGSCMGQICMSTTDVAFYVVDAHMWGFRDACAEHHLQRGQGVAGRAYASRKSCYCEDITQFCKTEYPLVHYARMFGLTSCFAICLRSSHTANDDYILEFFLPPNSGDYSDQPALLNSLLLTMKQHFRSLSIASGEELEHDWGSVEIIQASMEEKIDAKPESVPTAKTSPQLTSLPNGWVHLDPVGEQQSAVGSNVSKGARSTSGTGEAPNNVSNSDNKTSGKKSERKRGKAEKTISLEVLQQYFAGSLKDAAKSLGVCPTTMKRICRQHGISRWPSRKINKVNRSLSKLKCVIESVQGAEGAFTLTSLAPNSLPAAVSSISWPAGANVSNLPSSPSSKPSVFPEEKNEFFHHGTPESHIEAEPSNQMLGGRVARKEEFTPMQNGFLHAEGTHKSRTGSVSREESAGTPTSHGSCQGSPCAGNGFSPQNELVNSPAHESCMKVGGSLEAARQTTAEINLSSAFLMPQPIIPKHTQEPFGGMLVEDAGSSHDLRNLCSPRDALVDERVPDYNLTNPPFSDAIAKDPVYVPPDTIQQYSAWPEVTSVTIKATYKEDIIRFRLCLSSGIVKLKEEVAKRLKLELGTFYIKYLDDDLEFVPISCDADLQECVDISRSSGSSIVRLLIHDIMSNLGSSCESSGK; via the exons atgtCGGAACCGGGAGGAGGAATGACTCAAAATCACCTTCCGAAGTCAAAGGAGTTGACTCCGGCGACGGTGACGGAGAGAGAGTCGATGATGATGGATCTCGATTTTGATATTGACGCTTCATGGTCCTTTGATCAGATttttgctgctgctgctgcggTGTCGTCGAATCCTGCGTCTCCGTTCCTTCCTTGTTCTCCTCTTTGGGCATTTCCCGATGATAACGACGAAAAACCCGCCGGAAATGGACTTTCCGGTGCTCTACGTATCTCCGGTCACCCTAGATTTGTAGCTT ACACTGGTGATTTAGAGGCTACAACTGAAACTATCTCTGTCAACACTGATAAGGGACGACTTACATCACCAATTTCAGGACTATTACCTGGAGATAATCCAGAGGGGTCTTGTATAATCAAGGAGAGGATGACACAAGCGCTCCGATACTTAAAGGAAACCTCAGGAGAGCGAGTCTTAGCTCAGGTCTGGGCACCTGTAAAGGAAGCTGGTCGGTCTGTACTCACAACTTCAGGGCAGCCCTTTGTTCTTGACCCAGAGTGTAATGGGCTTCATCAGTATCGAACGGTTTCTCTGATGTATATGTTTGCTGCGGATGGAGAGACTGATGGAGTTCTTGGACTTCCAGGCCGCGTCTTCCGCCTTAAGTTGCCTGAATGGACACCAAATGTGCAATACTACTCCAGTAAAGAGTTCCCTCGGCTTGATCATGCTCTGAATTACAATGTCCGTGGAACTTTAGCTCTGCCTGTATTTGAACCATCTGGACGATCTTGTGTTGGTGTGCTGGAGCTCATAATGACTTCCCAGAAGATCAACTATGCTGCTGAGGTGGATAAAGTATGCAAAGCACTGGAG GCTGTAAATTTGAAAAGTTCGGATATATTGGACCACCCAAACACTCAG GTCTATGTGATGGGGTATATGAACCAGATCTGCAATGAAGGCCGGCAGAATGCACTGGTCGACATCTTGGAGATACTAACTGCTGTATGTGAAACATACAAACTGCCTCTGGCTCAAACATGGGTTCCATGCAGGCATCGCAGTGTTCTGGCTGATGGTGGTGGGTTGAGAAAGAGCTGCAGTAGTTTCGATGGGAGCTGCATGGGACAGATCTGTATGTCCACAACAGATGTTGCATTTTATGTGGTTGATGCTCACATGTGGGGTTTCCGTGATGCCTGTGCGGAGCATCATTTACAAAGGGGACAGGGAGTTGCTGGAAGAGCATACGCTTCACGAAAATCATGCTATTGTGAAGACATCACACAATTTTGTAAAACCGAGTACCCTTTGGTACATTATGCACGCATGTTTGGGTTGACCAGTTGTTTTGCAATATGCTTACGGAGCAGTCACACTGCCAATGATGATTATATTCTGGAATTTTTTCTGCCACCGAATTCTGGGGATTACAGTGACCAGCCGGCTTTGCTTAACTCACTCTTATTGACAATGAAGCAGCACTTCAGGAGTCTCAGCATTGCTTCCGGAGAGGAGCTTGAGCATGACTGGGGTTCAGTTGAGATTATTCAGGCTTCCATGGAAGAGAAAATTGACGCAAAGCCTGAATCTGTACCAACAGCAAAAACTTCTCCTCAACTGACTAGTTTACCAAATGGATGGGTGCATCTTGATCCAGTGGGAGAGCAGCAGTCAGCAGTAGGATCCAATGTTTCTAAAGGTGCAAGGAGCACAAGTGGTACAGGTGAAGCCCCTAATAATGTATCTAACTCTGACAATAAAACGTCTGGAAAGAAATCAGAGAGAAAACGTGGAAAAGCTGAGAAAACAATTAGCTTAGAGGTTTTGCAGCAGTATTTTGCTGGAAGTCTCAAGGATGCTGCAAAGAGTCTTGGGG TTTGCCCTACCACAATGAAACGCATATGTAGGCAGCATGGGATCTCTAGGTGGCCATCTCGCAAGATAAATAAGGTCAATCGTTCCCTTTCAAAGCTAAAGTGTGTAATTGAATCCGTTCAAGGAGCCGAAGGTGCATTTACTCTGACTTCACTGGCACCCAATTCACTTCCTGCTGCTGTTAGTTCAATTTCTTGGCCTGCTGGTGCAAATGTTTCCAATCTACCAAGTTCACCATCGTCTAAACCTTCAGTATTTCCTGAGGAGAAGAATGAGTTCTTCCACCATGGAACACCAGAAAGTCACATAGAAGCTGAACCCTCAAATCAAATGCTAGGAGGCAGGGTGGCCAGGAAGGAAGAATTTACTCCTATGCAGAATGGTTTTCTTCATGCAGAAGGCACGCATAAGTCCAGAACAGGGAGTGTCTCAAGAGAAGAGAGTGCAGGGACACCTACGTCCCATGGTTCATGCCAAGGAAGCCCTTGCGCTGGAAATGGATTCTCCCCTCAGAACGAGCTGGTTAATTCACCAGCACATGAGTCGTGCATGAAAGTGGGAGGCTCTCTGGAAGCAGCTCGTCAGACCACAGCAGAAATCAACTTATCTTCCGCATTCCTGATGCCTCAGCCTATTATTCCAAAACACACCCAGGAACCATTTGGAGGAATGCTAGTTGAGGATGCAGGCAGCTCTCATGATCTGAGAAATCTTTGTTCACCTAGAGACGCTCTGGTTGATGAACGTGTCCCAGACTACAATTTGACGAACCCACCTTTTTCTGATGCAATTGCCAAGGACCCCGTTTATGTTCCCCCTGACACGATACAACAATATTCTGCCTGGCCTGAAGTGACATCCGTTACAATAAAAGCAACATACAAGGAAGACATCATAAGATTTCGGCTTTGTTTAAGTTCTGGTATAGTTAAGTTGAAGGAAGAAGTAGCAAAGAGGCTTAAGTTAGAGCTTGGCACTTTCTACATCAAGTATCTAGACGATGATCTTGAGTTCGTTCCTATTTCTTGTGATGCTGATTTGCAGGAATGTGTCGATATCTCAAGATCATCGGGGAGCAGTATCGTGAGGTTGTTGATTCATGATATTATGTCCAACCTAGGGAGCTCCTGTGAGAGTTCAGGTAAATGA
- the LOC101261639 gene encoding protein NLP7-like isoform X2 translates to MTQALRYLKETSGERVLAQVWAPVKEAGRSVLTTSGQPFVLDPECNGLHQYRTVSLMYMFAADGETDGVLGLPGRVFRLKLPEWTPNVQYYSSKEFPRLDHALNYNVRGTLALPVFEPSGRSCVGVLELIMTSQKINYAAEVDKVCKALEAVNLKSSDILDHPNTQVYVMGYMNQICNEGRQNALVDILEILTAVCETYKLPLAQTWVPCRHRSVLADGGGLRKSCSSFDGSCMGQICMSTTDVAFYVVDAHMWGFRDACAEHHLQRGQGVAGRAYASRKSCYCEDITQFCKTEYPLVHYARMFGLTSCFAICLRSSHTANDDYILEFFLPPNSGDYSDQPALLNSLLLTMKQHFRSLSIASGEELEHDWGSVEIIQASMEEKIDAKPESVPTAKTSPQLTSLPNGWVHLDPVGEQQSAVGSNVSKGARSTSGTGEAPNNVSNSDNKTSGKKSERKRGKAEKTISLEVLQQYFAGSLKDAAKSLGVCPTTMKRICRQHGISRWPSRKINKVNRSLSKLKCVIESVQGAEGAFTLTSLAPNSLPAAVSSISWPAGANVSNLPSSPSSKPSVFPEEKNEFFHHGTPESHIEAEPSNQMLGGRVARKEEFTPMQNGFLHAEGTHKSRTGSVSREESAGTPTSHGSCQGSPCAGNGFSPQNELVNSPAHESCMKVGGSLEAARQTTAEINLSSAFLMPQPIIPKHTQEPFGGMLVEDAGSSHDLRNLCSPRDALVDERVPDYNLTNPPFSDAIAKDPVYVPPDTIQQYSAWPEVTSVTIKATYKEDIIRFRLCLSSGIVKLKEEVAKRLKLELGTFYIKYLDDDLEFVPISCDADLQECVDISRSSGSSIVRLLIHDIMSNLGSSCESSGK, encoded by the exons ATGACACAAGCGCTCCGATACTTAAAGGAAACCTCAGGAGAGCGAGTCTTAGCTCAGGTCTGGGCACCTGTAAAGGAAGCTGGTCGGTCTGTACTCACAACTTCAGGGCAGCCCTTTGTTCTTGACCCAGAGTGTAATGGGCTTCATCAGTATCGAACGGTTTCTCTGATGTATATGTTTGCTGCGGATGGAGAGACTGATGGAGTTCTTGGACTTCCAGGCCGCGTCTTCCGCCTTAAGTTGCCTGAATGGACACCAAATGTGCAATACTACTCCAGTAAAGAGTTCCCTCGGCTTGATCATGCTCTGAATTACAATGTCCGTGGAACTTTAGCTCTGCCTGTATTTGAACCATCTGGACGATCTTGTGTTGGTGTGCTGGAGCTCATAATGACTTCCCAGAAGATCAACTATGCTGCTGAGGTGGATAAAGTATGCAAAGCACTGGAG GCTGTAAATTTGAAAAGTTCGGATATATTGGACCACCCAAACACTCAG GTCTATGTGATGGGGTATATGAACCAGATCTGCAATGAAGGCCGGCAGAATGCACTGGTCGACATCTTGGAGATACTAACTGCTGTATGTGAAACATACAAACTGCCTCTGGCTCAAACATGGGTTCCATGCAGGCATCGCAGTGTTCTGGCTGATGGTGGTGGGTTGAGAAAGAGCTGCAGTAGTTTCGATGGGAGCTGCATGGGACAGATCTGTATGTCCACAACAGATGTTGCATTTTATGTGGTTGATGCTCACATGTGGGGTTTCCGTGATGCCTGTGCGGAGCATCATTTACAAAGGGGACAGGGAGTTGCTGGAAGAGCATACGCTTCACGAAAATCATGCTATTGTGAAGACATCACACAATTTTGTAAAACCGAGTACCCTTTGGTACATTATGCACGCATGTTTGGGTTGACCAGTTGTTTTGCAATATGCTTACGGAGCAGTCACACTGCCAATGATGATTATATTCTGGAATTTTTTCTGCCACCGAATTCTGGGGATTACAGTGACCAGCCGGCTTTGCTTAACTCACTCTTATTGACAATGAAGCAGCACTTCAGGAGTCTCAGCATTGCTTCCGGAGAGGAGCTTGAGCATGACTGGGGTTCAGTTGAGATTATTCAGGCTTCCATGGAAGAGAAAATTGACGCAAAGCCTGAATCTGTACCAACAGCAAAAACTTCTCCTCAACTGACTAGTTTACCAAATGGATGGGTGCATCTTGATCCAGTGGGAGAGCAGCAGTCAGCAGTAGGATCCAATGTTTCTAAAGGTGCAAGGAGCACAAGTGGTACAGGTGAAGCCCCTAATAATGTATCTAACTCTGACAATAAAACGTCTGGAAAGAAATCAGAGAGAAAACGTGGAAAAGCTGAGAAAACAATTAGCTTAGAGGTTTTGCAGCAGTATTTTGCTGGAAGTCTCAAGGATGCTGCAAAGAGTCTTGGGG TTTGCCCTACCACAATGAAACGCATATGTAGGCAGCATGGGATCTCTAGGTGGCCATCTCGCAAGATAAATAAGGTCAATCGTTCCCTTTCAAAGCTAAAGTGTGTAATTGAATCCGTTCAAGGAGCCGAAGGTGCATTTACTCTGACTTCACTGGCACCCAATTCACTTCCTGCTGCTGTTAGTTCAATTTCTTGGCCTGCTGGTGCAAATGTTTCCAATCTACCAAGTTCACCATCGTCTAAACCTTCAGTATTTCCTGAGGAGAAGAATGAGTTCTTCCACCATGGAACACCAGAAAGTCACATAGAAGCTGAACCCTCAAATCAAATGCTAGGAGGCAGGGTGGCCAGGAAGGAAGAATTTACTCCTATGCAGAATGGTTTTCTTCATGCAGAAGGCACGCATAAGTCCAGAACAGGGAGTGTCTCAAGAGAAGAGAGTGCAGGGACACCTACGTCCCATGGTTCATGCCAAGGAAGCCCTTGCGCTGGAAATGGATTCTCCCCTCAGAACGAGCTGGTTAATTCACCAGCACATGAGTCGTGCATGAAAGTGGGAGGCTCTCTGGAAGCAGCTCGTCAGACCACAGCAGAAATCAACTTATCTTCCGCATTCCTGATGCCTCAGCCTATTATTCCAAAACACACCCAGGAACCATTTGGAGGAATGCTAGTTGAGGATGCAGGCAGCTCTCATGATCTGAGAAATCTTTGTTCACCTAGAGACGCTCTGGTTGATGAACGTGTCCCAGACTACAATTTGACGAACCCACCTTTTTCTGATGCAATTGCCAAGGACCCCGTTTATGTTCCCCCTGACACGATACAACAATATTCTGCCTGGCCTGAAGTGACATCCGTTACAATAAAAGCAACATACAAGGAAGACATCATAAGATTTCGGCTTTGTTTAAGTTCTGGTATAGTTAAGTTGAAGGAAGAAGTAGCAAAGAGGCTTAAGTTAGAGCTTGGCACTTTCTACATCAAGTATCTAGACGATGATCTTGAGTTCGTTCCTATTTCTTGTGATGCTGATTTGCAGGAATGTGTCGATATCTCAAGATCATCGGGGAGCAGTATCGTGAGGTTGTTGATTCATGATATTATGTCCAACCTAGGGAGCTCCTGTGAGAGTTCAGGTAAATGA